The following proteins are co-located in the Polymorphospora rubra genome:
- a CDS encoding cupin domain-containing protein → MTTVTAPTDTLDTTQFDWIPLGNGVAFKPLAFGPGDVRQLLLRVEPGTVVSRHRHTGDVHAFNIDSWMAVGDEPCVIHIRVSGELQNLADDGTVVGSTDTASMHRRYLAWCESTGTSPHPLLKDHPQQR, encoded by the coding sequence ATGACAACCGTCACGGCGCCGACAGACACGCTCGACACCACCCAGTTCGACTGGATTCCGCTCGGTAACGGTGTCGCCTTCAAACCATTGGCCTTCGGTCCCGGCGACGTACGGCAGCTGCTGCTGCGCGTCGAGCCCGGCACTGTGGTGTCCCGGCACCGGCACACCGGCGACGTGCACGCCTTCAACATCGACTCGTGGATGGCGGTCGGAGACGAACCGTGCGTCATCCACATCCGGGTGTCCGGGGAGCTGCAGAACCTCGCGGATGACGGGACGGTGGTGGGTTCCACCGACACCGCATCCATGCACCGGCGTTATCTCGCCTGGTGCGAGTCCACGGGTACGTCTCCGCACCCCCTGCTCAAGGACCATCCCCAGCAGCGGTGA
- a CDS encoding aminoglycoside phosphotransferase family protein yields MARGGWDNWTFHLGTDLLVRLPSAAEYARAVEKEHRWLPVLAPRLPLPVPVPLAKGGPGAGYPYSWSIYRWLDGGTATVDRIADPVRFAADLAGFLAALRSVDATGGPRPGIHNWFRGGTLRTYDKQFERAVAELAGHVDVGPARQIWADALDARWDGVDRWFHGDVAEGNLLLHDGQLAAVIDFGTCGVGDPACDLAVAWSLLTADGRQVFRGRLSVDADSWARGRGWALWKTLVTCSYTYEDPEDAEDFASARRILGEIFSEYAGGQSSSVSRGTARSL; encoded by the coding sequence GTGGCCAGAGGCGGCTGGGACAACTGGACGTTCCACCTCGGCACCGACCTGCTGGTGCGCCTACCCAGCGCGGCCGAGTACGCCCGGGCGGTCGAGAAGGAGCACCGGTGGCTTCCGGTGCTCGCTCCCCGGCTCCCCCTGCCCGTCCCGGTCCCGTTGGCGAAAGGCGGGCCGGGGGCGGGCTACCCGTACTCCTGGTCGATCTACCGATGGCTCGACGGCGGGACGGCGACGGTCGACCGCATCGCCGATCCGGTGCGGTTCGCCGCCGACCTGGCCGGCTTCCTGGCCGCCCTGCGCAGCGTCGACGCCACCGGTGGTCCCCGGCCGGGGATCCACAACTGGTTCCGGGGCGGCACGCTGCGCACGTACGACAAGCAGTTCGAACGCGCGGTCGCGGAGCTGGCCGGCCACGTCGACGTCGGACCGGCCCGCCAGATCTGGGCGGACGCGCTCGACGCCCGCTGGGACGGTGTGGACCGGTGGTTCCACGGTGACGTCGCCGAGGGCAATCTGCTGCTCCACGACGGCCAGCTCGCCGCCGTCATCGACTTCGGTACGTGCGGCGTCGGCGATCCCGCCTGCGACCTGGCGGTCGCCTGGAGCTTGCTGACCGCCGATGGCCGGCAGGTGTTCCGGGGTCGGCTGTCGGTGGATGCGGACTCCTGGGCGCGTGGGCGTGGGTGGGCGCTCTGGAAGACCCTCGTTACCTGCTCCTACACGTACGAGGACCCTGAGGACGCGGAAGACTTCGCGAGCGCACGGCGCATCCTCGGCGAGATCTTCTCCGAGTACGCGGGCGGTCAGTCCTCGTCCGTGAGCCGTGGTACGGCGCGCTCGTTGTAG
- a CDS encoding serine hydrolase domain-containing protein — translation MALLPNLQEWIDKAAGRHGVPGAAVAVGMGNQLAEAATGVINLDTGVPATADSLFQIGSVTKVWTAALVMQLVGDGLVDLDEPVRKYLPEFGVLDAAASQSITVRQLLSHTGGFDGDLFEDTGRGDDAVAKLVAFMHDNARQISGPGELFSYCNAGYSALGALVATLRGRTWEAAMRELLIEPLGARHMALHAEEAIMFRAAVGHVGEPPRVSPWRLLPRSAAPAGSTPSAAPRDLVRFGRMLLADGVAADGTRMLPAGSFAEMCRPQVTLPRLGERYAAAWGLGLMLFDWDGRPVVGHDGGTPGQSTTWRIVPDRGLVLAVHANGGHAGAFIDEVLAEILSSAAGIRLPSRVLPPDTPVPFRPETYAGSYSARSFTYEVKADTDGLEITDIPHGLAAQFGDDGTTARYVHAGDNRFVGVEPEEGLHPLIAFLQDGRFLYNERAVPRLTDED, via the coding sequence ATGGCGCTTCTTCCGAATCTTCAGGAATGGATCGACAAGGCCGCTGGGCGGCACGGTGTGCCGGGGGCCGCGGTGGCCGTCGGGATGGGGAATCAGCTGGCCGAGGCGGCCACCGGGGTGATCAACCTGGACACCGGGGTGCCGGCCACCGCCGACAGCCTGTTCCAGATCGGGTCGGTCACCAAAGTCTGGACGGCCGCCCTGGTGATGCAGCTTGTCGGGGACGGGCTGGTCGATCTCGACGAGCCGGTCCGGAAGTATCTTCCCGAGTTCGGGGTGCTGGACGCCGCCGCCTCGCAGAGCATCACCGTCCGGCAGCTGCTGTCGCACACCGGTGGGTTCGACGGGGATCTGTTCGAGGACACCGGACGCGGGGACGACGCGGTGGCCAAGCTCGTCGCGTTCATGCATGACAACGCCCGGCAGATCAGTGGGCCGGGGGAGCTGTTCTCGTATTGCAACGCCGGCTACAGCGCGCTCGGTGCCCTCGTCGCCACGCTGCGCGGGCGCACCTGGGAGGCCGCCATGCGGGAGCTGCTGATCGAGCCGCTCGGGGCGCGACACATGGCGCTCCACGCCGAGGAAGCGATCATGTTCCGGGCCGCGGTCGGGCACGTCGGCGAGCCGCCGAGGGTGTCACCCTGGCGGCTGCTGCCGCGGTCGGCCGCGCCAGCGGGGTCCACGCCGAGCGCCGCACCGCGCGACCTCGTACGGTTCGGTCGGATGCTGCTGGCCGACGGCGTGGCGGCAGACGGGACGCGGATGCTGCCCGCGGGAAGCTTTGCCGAGATGTGCCGGCCGCAGGTCACCCTGCCGCGGCTGGGGGAGCGTTACGCGGCCGCCTGGGGCCTCGGGCTGATGCTCTTCGACTGGGACGGCAGGCCCGTGGTCGGCCACGACGGCGGCACCCCGGGCCAGTCCACGACCTGGCGGATCGTGCCCGACCGCGGCCTGGTGCTCGCCGTCCACGCCAACGGCGGCCACGCCGGGGCCTTCATCGACGAGGTACTGGCCGAGATCCTCTCGTCCGCGGCCGGGATCCGCCTGCCGTCGCGGGTGCTGCCGCCGGACACCCCGGTGCCGTTCCGGCCGGAGACCTACGCCGGGAGCTACTCCGCACGGTCGTTCACCTACGAGGTGAAGGCCGACACCGACGGGCTGGAGATCACCGACATCCCGCACGGCCTCGCGGCACAGTTCGGAGATGACGGCACGACCGCCCGCTACGTCCACGCCGGCGACAACCGGTTCGTCGGCGTCGAGCCGGAGGAGGGACTGCACCCACTGATCGCCTTCCTCCAGGACGGACGCTTCCTCTACAACGAGCGCGCCGTACCACGGCTCACGGACGAGGACTGA
- a CDS encoding HIT family protein, whose translation MSAPSSCLSCTQNAEDTNRPRENWIASDDHWRVSHAVGAAVAGWLVLVPRRHVVTIADLTDEEAAALGTWQVRLSRALHTVTGCAKTYVAQFAEVAGFEHVHFHVVPRADGLPHQFRGPRVFGLLGNPDQPGVTPAEVTRISAALHAYLHHPLSPAPMAGPSHDQVVRAAPK comes from the coding sequence GTGTCAGCGCCGTCATCCTGCCTTTCGTGCACGCAGAACGCCGAGGACACGAACCGCCCCCGGGAGAACTGGATCGCCTCCGACGACCACTGGCGGGTCAGCCACGCGGTCGGTGCCGCGGTCGCCGGCTGGCTCGTCCTGGTGCCGCGCCGGCACGTCGTCACCATCGCGGACCTCACCGACGAGGAGGCCGCCGCCCTCGGGACATGGCAGGTCCGGTTGTCCCGCGCACTGCACACGGTGACCGGCTGCGCGAAGACGTACGTCGCGCAGTTCGCCGAGGTGGCGGGTTTCGAGCACGTCCACTTTCACGTCGTGCCCCGGGCTGACGGGCTACCGCACCAGTTTCGGGGCCCCCGGGTCTTCGGTCTCCTCGGCAACCCTGACCAGCCCGGCGTCACGCCCGCCGAGGTGACCCGGATTTCCGCCGCCCTGCATGCCTACCTGCACCATCCGCTTTCGCCGGCCCCGATGGCGGGCCCATCCCACGATCAGGTGGTCAGGGCGGCACCGAAGTGA
- a CDS encoding alpha/beta fold hydrolase, which produces MVLLHGLGDDERDWHTVLPHLADSYRVYALDLRGHGRSSHPGRYSFELMRDDVIGFLDAVGVGRCVLVGHSMGGTVAILLAQAVPHRFSHLVLEDTTVPRPGALKRPPLAPPDTPTGFDFAAVNAIRGQVDDPDPAWWDRIGTIDIPTLIVGGADSSSIPQHLLAETVDRMPDATLVTIVAGHHVHKDRPAEFLAAVDGFLM; this is translated from the coding sequence ATGGTGTTGCTGCACGGTCTCGGTGACGACGAACGCGACTGGCACACCGTGCTGCCCCACCTCGCCGACAGTTACCGGGTGTACGCGCTGGACCTGCGCGGCCACGGCCGGAGTTCGCACCCCGGCCGGTACTCGTTCGAGCTGATGCGCGACGACGTGATCGGGTTCCTCGACGCGGTCGGTGTCGGACGGTGTGTGCTGGTCGGTCACTCCATGGGCGGGACCGTGGCGATCCTGCTCGCGCAGGCCGTGCCGCACCGGTTCAGTCACCTGGTGCTGGAGGACACCACGGTCCCTCGACCGGGCGCTTTGAAGCGACCTCCGCTTGCCCCACCGGACACGCCCACCGGGTTCGACTTCGCCGCGGTAAACGCCATCCGCGGCCAGGTCGACGATCCCGATCCGGCCTGGTGGGACCGTATCGGGACGATCGACATCCCGACGCTGATCGTCGGCGGGGCGGACAGCAGCAGCATCCCGCAGCACCTGCTCGCCGAGACCGTCGACCGGATGCCCGACGCCACCCTCGTCACCATCGTGGCCGGCCATCACGTACACAAGGACCGGCCGGCGGAGTTCCTCGCCGCCGTCGACGGTTTTCTCATGTAG
- a CDS encoding MFS transporter, protein MRRNTALFVTISALSGFGSSTMSLVAGLWILDLTGSTSLAALAGLGIYAPQLAGPWLGGLLDRLPRRPTLITTNLVLAAALLTLLGVHAAEHTWLLFTVSLAYGISYVLIDAGETALLPRAFPTAGLAAVNGWRSSAQEGAKLVAPTVGAGLYAWQGGHPVAVLSATMPILGAALYTAVRLREHDSAPPARQRTDLRAGLAVLRTEPTISRTVALAAVTIAMSGFITAALYAVVTVDLRLPSTFLGVLLSAQGLGSIAGGLLVGRLLTRWGPVTVGAVGAILVAAGCLARCLPWPAPTVAASIITGIGLPWTLVAAVTAVQTHTPPAILGRVAATANTVMFAPIALAIPLGAAAVHLGGRPPLIIAAVICLAAAAAAALLRQPRTDGTGNGAGAEPVPGRVGLRS, encoded by the coding sequence ATGCGGCGCAACACCGCGCTGTTCGTGACGATCTCGGCCCTGTCCGGCTTCGGCAGCAGCACCATGTCCCTGGTCGCCGGCCTCTGGATCCTCGACCTGACCGGCTCCACCAGCCTCGCCGCGCTCGCCGGACTCGGCATCTACGCCCCACAACTCGCCGGGCCATGGCTCGGTGGCCTCCTCGACCGGCTACCCAGACGACCGACCCTGATCACGACCAACCTGGTGCTCGCCGCCGCCCTGCTCACCCTCCTCGGCGTACACGCCGCCGAACACACCTGGCTGCTGTTCACCGTCTCGCTCGCCTACGGCATCAGCTACGTACTCATCGACGCCGGCGAAACCGCACTGCTGCCCCGGGCATTTCCCACCGCCGGCCTCGCCGCCGTCAACGGCTGGCGCTCCAGCGCCCAGGAAGGCGCCAAACTCGTCGCCCCGACGGTCGGCGCCGGCCTGTACGCCTGGCAGGGTGGGCACCCCGTCGCCGTACTCAGCGCCACCATGCCGATCCTCGGCGCCGCCCTCTACACCGCCGTACGCCTACGGGAACACGACTCCGCCCCACCGGCCCGCCAGCGGACCGACCTCCGAGCCGGCCTGGCCGTCCTGCGCACCGAACCCACGATCAGCCGTACCGTGGCCCTGGCCGCCGTCACCATCGCCATGTCCGGCTTCATCACCGCAGCCCTGTACGCCGTCGTCACCGTCGACCTGCGGCTACCGTCGACGTTCCTCGGCGTCCTGCTCAGCGCGCAGGGACTCGGCTCCATCGCCGGCGGCCTGCTCGTCGGCCGCCTCCTCACCCGGTGGGGACCCGTCACGGTCGGTGCCGTCGGCGCGATCCTGGTCGCCGCCGGCTGCCTCGCCCGCTGCCTGCCCTGGCCGGCACCCACCGTCGCAGCCTCAATCATCACCGGGATCGGCCTGCCCTGGACCCTGGTCGCGGCCGTCACCGCCGTACAGACCCACACCCCGCCCGCGATCCTCGGCCGCGTCGCCGCCACGGCCAACACCGTCATGTTCGCGCCGATCGCCCTGGCGATCCCCCTCGGCGCCGCCGCCGTACACCTCGGCGGCCGGCCACCCCTGATCATCGCCGCCGTCATCTGCCTCGCCGCCGCTGCCGCCGCGGCACTCCTGCGGCAACCTCGCACCGACGGCACGGGCAACGGCGCAGGTGCGGAGCCAGTTCCCGGGCGGGTGGGGTTGAGATCGTAG
- the argG gene encoding argininosuccinate synthase: MSKVLTSLPVGERVGIAFSGGLDTSVAVAWMREKGAVPCTYTADIGQYDEPDIGSVPGRATAYGAEVARLVDCRAALVEEGLAALACGAFHIRSGGRAYFNTTPLGRAVTGTLLVRAMLDDDVQIWGDGSTFKGNDIERFYRYGLLANPSLRIYKPWLDADFVRELGGRKEMSEWLLAHELPYRDSTEKAYSTDANIWGATHEAKALEHLDAGIEIVEPIMGVRFWDPAVQIDAEDVTVGFERGRPVTINGKEFASAVDLVLEANAIGGRHGLGMSDQIENRVIEAKSRGIYEAPGMALLHAAYERLVNAIHNEDTLASYHTEGRRLGRLMYEGRWLDPQALMLRESLDRWVGSAITGEVTLRLRRGEDYSILDTSGPAFSYHPDKLSMERTEDSAFGPVDRIGQLTMRNLDIADSRAKLEQYARLGMVGGSPHPALMTAAQPAPTGLIGAMPEGGAEAIASRGESPNGELLDNAAMEFGTD; the protein is encoded by the coding sequence GTGTCCAAGGTCCTCACCTCCCTGCCTGTCGGCGAACGCGTCGGAATTGCCTTCTCCGGCGGCCTCGATACCTCCGTAGCGGTCGCGTGGATGCGCGAGAAGGGTGCGGTGCCCTGCACCTACACCGCCGACATCGGGCAGTACGACGAGCCCGACATCGGCTCGGTGCCCGGGCGCGCCACCGCGTACGGCGCCGAGGTCGCCCGCCTGGTCGACTGCCGGGCGGCCCTGGTCGAGGAGGGGCTCGCCGCCCTGGCCTGCGGGGCGTTCCACATCCGGTCCGGCGGCCGGGCCTACTTCAACACCACCCCGCTCGGGCGGGCGGTCACCGGCACGCTGCTGGTGCGGGCGATGCTCGACGACGACGTGCAGATCTGGGGTGACGGCTCGACGTTCAAGGGCAACGACATCGAGCGGTTCTACCGCTACGGCCTGCTCGCCAACCCGTCGCTGCGGATCTACAAGCCGTGGCTGGACGCCGACTTCGTCCGCGAGCTCGGCGGCCGCAAGGAGATGTCGGAGTGGCTGCTCGCCCACGAGCTGCCCTACCGGGACTCCACGGAGAAGGCGTACTCCACCGACGCGAACATCTGGGGCGCCACCCACGAGGCCAAGGCGCTGGAACACCTCGACGCCGGCATCGAGATCGTCGAGCCGATCATGGGCGTGCGGTTCTGGGACCCCGCCGTGCAGATCGACGCCGAGGACGTCACGGTCGGCTTCGAGCGGGGCCGGCCGGTGACGATCAACGGCAAGGAGTTCGCCTCCGCCGTCGACCTGGTCCTGGAGGCCAACGCGATCGGCGGCCGGCACGGCCTGGGCATGTCCGACCAGATCGAGAACCGGGTCATCGAGGCCAAGAGCCGCGGCATCTACGAGGCGCCGGGCATGGCGCTGCTGCACGCGGCGTACGAGCGGCTGGTCAACGCGATCCACAACGAGGACACCCTGGCCAGCTACCACACCGAGGGCCGCCGCCTGGGCCGGCTGATGTACGAGGGCCGTTGGCTGGACCCGCAGGCGCTGATGCTGCGCGAGTCGCTGGACCGCTGGGTCGGTTCGGCGATCACCGGCGAGGTGACCCTGCGGCTGCGGCGCGGTGAGGACTACTCGATCCTGGACACGTCCGGTCCGGCGTTCAGCTACCACCCGGACAAGCTGTCGATGGAACGGACCGAGGACTCCGCGTTCGGGCCGGTCGACCGGATCGGCCAGCTGACGATGCGCAACCTCGACATCGCCGACTCCCGGGCGAAGCTGGAGCAGTACGCCCGGCTCGGCATGGTCGGCGGCAGCCCGCACCCGGCGCTGATGACCGCCGCCCAGCCGGCCCCGACCGGGCTGATCGGCGCGATGCCCGAAGGTGGCGCCGAGGCGATCGCGTCGCGGGGCGAGAGCCCCAACGGCGAACTGCTCGACAACGCCGCGATGGAGTTCGGCACCGACTGA
- a CDS encoding DUF4253 domain-containing protein translates to MATEDHPLVVLAGDPTGSRLGLDLPAGTTVHGCGDAGRPILWISVTEPPAALWETLRAQHTRTGLWPLLLEGLRDDEPNRPWRTGELHPDPAAPDPAVHDVDAVLARRWRDVLPVKDEERAAIVPFGEGWPGLAAPGTLREDPDACAAEWACFIVLESWLTAPRIGLVPSARGADTLTDLGWRGPVNRESDMTTFSAVLRSWEDRFGARVVALGFATLYVSVAAPPTDRDHALRVAAEHLAFCPDNVRASDTPTLDAYAETLVDLDLWSFWWD, encoded by the coding sequence ATGGCAACCGAAGATCACCCGTTGGTGGTGCTGGCCGGCGACCCCACCGGCAGCCGGCTGGGACTCGACCTGCCCGCCGGCACCACGGTGCACGGGTGCGGCGACGCCGGTCGGCCGATCCTGTGGATCAGCGTCACCGAACCGCCGGCCGCGCTGTGGGAAACGCTGCGGGCCCAGCACACCCGGACCGGGCTGTGGCCGCTGTTGCTGGAGGGGCTCCGCGACGACGAACCGAACCGCCCCTGGCGCACCGGCGAACTGCACCCCGACCCGGCCGCCCCCGACCCGGCGGTCCACGACGTCGACGCCGTGCTCGCGCGACGGTGGCGCGACGTCCTACCCGTCAAGGACGAAGAGCGCGCGGCGATCGTCCCGTTCGGGGAAGGTTGGCCCGGCCTGGCCGCCCCCGGCACCCTGCGCGAGGACCCGGACGCCTGCGCCGCCGAATGGGCCTGTTTCATCGTCCTCGAGTCGTGGCTGACCGCGCCCCGGATCGGGCTCGTGCCCAGTGCCCGCGGCGCCGACACGCTCACCGACCTCGGTTGGCGGGGCCCGGTGAACCGCGAGAGCGACATGACGACGTTCTCGGCGGTGCTGCGTAGCTGGGAGGATCGGTTCGGGGCCCGCGTCGTCGCGCTCGGCTTCGCCACCCTCTACGTCAGCGTCGCCGCCCCACCCACCGACCGCGACCACGCGCTGCGGGTCGCCGCCGAACACCTCGCCTTCTGCCCCGACAACGTCCGGGCGTCGGACACCCCCACCCTCGACGCGTACGCGGAGACCCTGGTCGACCTCGACCTCTGGTCGTTCTGGTGGGACTGA
- a CDS encoding APH(3') family aminoglycoside O-phosphotransferase, giving the protein MTPWEPVTTGRSGARVWRGPGRYRKQGDPEQIAAEAHRLAWLAGRAVPCPRIVTHRPGELVTTAVPGRPADGLTTGPGRDRAVDSLADLLRTLHGLPVDGCPFDTSLAAAVPAADAAVAAGTVDLSDLDDVRHGWSADRLLADLHRTRPATEDLVVCHNDLTLANVLVAGDGTVTGVVDVGRLGVADRYSDLAIVTRDLAGGWHPDHAARFLTRYGLSHVDRARIDFYRLLDEFF; this is encoded by the coding sequence ATGACGCCCTGGGAACCGGTGACGACCGGCCGGTCCGGCGCCCGCGTGTGGCGCGGCCCCGGCCGCTACCGCAAGCAGGGCGACCCCGAACAGATCGCCGCCGAGGCGCACCGCCTCGCCTGGCTCGCCGGCCGGGCGGTCCCGTGCCCGCGGATCGTCACGCACCGGCCCGGTGAACTCGTCACGACCGCCGTGCCGGGCCGGCCCGCCGACGGACTCACCACCGGTCCCGGCCGGGACCGGGCCGTCGACTCCCTGGCCGACCTGCTGCGTACGCTGCACGGCCTGCCGGTCGACGGCTGCCCGTTCGACACGTCGCTGGCGGCGGCCGTTCCCGCCGCCGACGCCGCGGTCGCCGCCGGCACCGTCGACCTGTCCGACCTCGACGACGTACGGCACGGCTGGTCGGCGGACCGGCTCCTCGCCGACCTGCACCGGACCCGGCCGGCGACCGAGGACCTTGTCGTCTGCCACAACGACCTGACGCTGGCCAACGTGCTCGTCGCCGGCGACGGCACCGTCACCGGCGTCGTCGACGTCGGCCGGCTCGGTGTCGCCGACCGCTACAGCGACCTGGCGATCGTCACCCGCGACCTCGCCGGCGGCTGGCACCCCGACCACGCCGCCCGCTTCCTCACCAGGTACGGGCTGTCCCACGTCGACCGGGCGAGGATCGACTTCTACCGGCTGCTGGACGAGTTCTTCTGA
- a CDS encoding DUF3626 domain-containing protein produces the protein MDAAPPPPPYQRALAYVAALSTGPPVDPVLRVTLNFHPDRLGHGRHILADLAAHGVYRSQFVTGTGNGGLTAYPGGDRWRWESRMFGAAYDDAQPDVRPVYGALNFRHEPAGAAPRFGSAHFRLTAATLARTTFCYPDSVFEPAHFAVADRMSLIALAYADTPDDALDDYIEAHVHGPVRLDRDVEALVLDPSFKGTDVEAAARRLPCPVEWHPGFRLSVARMRRFPDYRGPRYVDLGARIAVDGHLDPRIIGVAARTGDHDPQALKRVWHYVARFGARRYPVDGAGPPAAECPDDAAAAGR, from the coding sequence GTGGACGCCGCCCCGCCCCCGCCGCCGTACCAGCGTGCGCTGGCGTACGTCGCGGCCCTGTCGACGGGGCCGCCGGTCGACCCGGTGCTGCGGGTCACCCTGAACTTCCACCCCGACCGGCTCGGCCACGGCCGGCACATTCTCGCCGACCTGGCCGCGCACGGCGTCTACCGGTCGCAGTTCGTCACCGGCACCGGCAACGGCGGCCTGACCGCGTATCCCGGCGGCGACCGGTGGCGCTGGGAGAGCCGGATGTTCGGTGCGGCGTACGACGACGCGCAACCCGACGTCCGCCCCGTCTACGGTGCACTGAACTTCCGGCACGAGCCGGCCGGTGCCGCCCCCCGGTTCGGGTCGGCGCACTTCCGGCTGACCGCCGCGACACTGGCCCGCACGACGTTCTGCTACCCCGACAGCGTCTTCGAGCCGGCGCACTTCGCCGTCGCCGACCGGATGTCGCTGATCGCGCTCGCGTACGCCGACACCCCCGACGACGCCCTCGACGACTACATCGAGGCGCACGTCCACGGCCCGGTACGTCTGGACCGCGACGTGGAGGCGCTGGTGCTGGATCCGAGCTTCAAGGGCACCGACGTGGAGGCCGCCGCCCGCCGGCTGCCGTGCCCGGTCGAATGGCATCCCGGGTTCCGGCTGTCCGTCGCCCGGATGCGGCGGTTCCCGGACTACCGGGGCCCGCGGTACGTCGACCTCGGCGCCCGGATCGCCGTCGACGGCCACCTCGACCCGCGGATCATCGGCGTCGCCGCCCGCACCGGCGACCACGACCCGCAGGCGCTGAAACGGGTCTGGCACTACGTGGCACGCTTCGGCGCCCGACGTTATCCGGTCGACGGGGCCGGGCCGCCCGCCGCAGAATGCCCCGATGACGCGGCAGCCGCTGGGCGTTGA
- a CDS encoding phosphotransferase family protein: MTRQPLGVDDLTAVVRAVFGAGRRAAGVERLRGGSRKGVYRLTLDDGATVVVYVWNAGEDYWPPATDRPDPFGHPGGADRFEAAHTALSSVGVRVPRILLLDRGGKLVAGDLAVVEDVAGGTLERLRERDPRRAGPVLARLADTVRVMHAHHRDRYGRPGRPAPADAPPVPDLVLDRALGHLAGAAARVERIAALAPRLADELRDRHAAVGPRTGYGLIHGELGPDHVLVDDRDGPVLIDIEGVRYFDVEWEHAFLELRFGDGYRRLAAAGLDAARLRLYRLALYLSLVDGPLRLLDGDFPDRAGMRAIAAANIDRTVAELSARRRSA; this comes from the coding sequence ATGACGCGGCAGCCGCTGGGCGTTGACGACCTGACCGCCGTCGTACGGGCGGTGTTCGGTGCCGGCCGGCGCGCGGCCGGGGTCGAGCGGCTGCGTGGCGGCAGCCGCAAGGGCGTCTACCGGCTGACCCTGGACGACGGTGCGACGGTCGTCGTCTACGTGTGGAACGCGGGCGAGGACTACTGGCCGCCGGCCACCGACCGCCCCGACCCGTTCGGACACCCCGGCGGCGCGGACCGGTTCGAGGCCGCCCACACCGCACTGTCCTCGGTCGGGGTCCGGGTGCCACGGATCCTGCTGCTCGACCGCGGCGGGAAACTCGTCGCCGGTGACCTGGCGGTGGTCGAGGACGTGGCCGGCGGCACCTTGGAGCGCCTGCGGGAACGCGACCCGCGCCGGGCCGGACCGGTGCTGGCCCGGCTCGCCGACACGGTACGGGTGATGCACGCCCACCACCGCGACCGGTACGGCCGACCCGGCCGGCCGGCGCCCGCCGACGCCCCACCGGTGCCCGACCTCGTCCTGGACCGGGCCCTGGGGCACCTGGCCGGGGCCGCCGCCCGGGTGGAGCGGATCGCCGCGCTCGCCCCACGTCTCGCCGACGAGCTGCGCGACCGGCACGCGGCCGTCGGACCCCGTACCGGGTACGGCCTGATCCACGGCGAACTCGGCCCCGACCATGTCCTCGTCGACGACCGCGACGGGCCGGTCCTGATCGACATCGAGGGCGTCAGGTACTTCGACGTCGAGTGGGAGCACGCCTTCCTCGAGCTGCGGTTCGGTGACGGCTACCGCCGGCTGGCCGCTGCGGGGCTGGACGCCGCCCGGCTGCGGCTGTACCGGCTGGCGCTGTACCTGTCGCTGGTGGACGGCCCGCTGCGGCTGCTCGACGGCGACTTCCCCGACCGGGCCGGGATGCGCGCCATCGCCGCGGCGAACATCGACCGTACGGTGGCAGAGCTGTCCGCGCGGCGCCGGTCGGCGTAG
- a CDS encoding TetR/AcrR family transcriptional regulator yields MRQNPARRTALLDAAIEVLARDGSRGLTLRAVDTQAAVPTGTASNYFTNRADLLAQVMRRTRERLTPDPAALADTMTAPPSRDLAVTLMREIVERMRRDRSSHLALLELRLEATRRPELHAELTRFLAADLAANIDFHVGAGLPGDRRAVVLLYLAMFGLIVEDLTVPGVLAPHRPDTLIEDLVTRLLPPTP; encoded by the coding sequence ATGCGACAGAACCCGGCCCGGCGCACCGCGCTGCTCGACGCCGCCATCGAGGTCCTGGCCCGCGACGGCTCGCGCGGCCTCACCCTGCGCGCCGTCGACACGCAGGCCGCCGTACCCACCGGCACCGCCTCGAACTACTTCACCAACCGCGCCGACCTGCTCGCCCAGGTCATGCGCCGCACCCGGGAGCGGCTCACCCCCGACCCCGCCGCGCTCGCCGACACGATGACCGCACCACCGTCACGTGACCTGGCCGTCACCCTGATGCGCGAGATCGTCGAACGGATGCGCCGCGACCGCAGCAGCCACCTGGCCCTGCTGGAACTGCGCCTGGAGGCCACCCGCCGGCCCGAACTGCACGCCGAACTGACCCGGTTCCTCGCCGCCGACCTGGCCGCCAACATCGACTTCCACGTCGGCGCCGGACTGCCCGGCGACCGGCGCGCCGTCGTCCTGCTCTACCTGGCCATGTTCGGCCTGATCGTCGAGGACCTGACCGTTCCCGGCGTACTGGCACCGCACCGGCCCGACACCCTGATCGAGGACCTCGTCACCCGGCTGCTGCCCCCGACCCCCTGA